A genome region from Strigops habroptila isolate Jane chromosome 12, bStrHab1.2.pri, whole genome shotgun sequence includes the following:
- the MXD3 gene encoding max dimerization protein 3 yields MEPAATSIQVLLRAAEFLERRERGADGARSPPGLAEAEHGYASLCPARSRRAVGSVRSVHNALEKHRRAQLRCCLERLKQQVPVGAGPARPTTLSLLHRARLHIQRLEEQELRARKAKDRLRNRQRSLQQRLEWLLSPAGGERARADSLDSSQLSEASEEEDVEIEVDGTVFSGDLLPSFGSGRDHSYSSPCIPAS; encoded by the exons aTGGAGCCGGCGGCCACCAGCATCCAGGTGCTGCTGCGGGCGGCGGAGTTCCTGgagcggcgggagcgcggcgcGGACGGTGCGCGCTCCCCGCCGGGGCTGGCCGAGGCCGAGCACGGGTACGCCTCGCTCTGCCCCGCGCGGTCCCGCCGGGCCGTGGGCAGCGTCAG GTCGGTGCACAACGCGCTGGAGAAGCACAG GAGAGCCCAGCTCCGGTGCTGCCTGGAGCGGCTGAAGCAGCAGGTGCCCGTGGGAGCAGGGCCGGCCCGTCCCACCACACTGAGCCTCTTGCACCGAGCCCGGCTTCACATTCAG aggctggaggagcaggagctgagggcaCGGAAGGCCAAAGACCGGCTGCGTAATCGGCAGCGGAGCCTGCAGCAGCGGCTGGAATGGTTGCTCTCACCTGCCGGCGGGGAACGGGCACGGGCTGACAGCCTGGACTCGTCACAGCTCTCGGAGGCATCCGAGGAAG AGGATGTTGAGATAGAGGTGGATGGCACAGTGTTCAGTGGGGACCTGCTGCCCAGCTTTGGCTCCGGGAGGGATCACAGCTACTCCAGCCCCTGCATCCCCGCGTCCTGA
- the LOC115615731 gene encoding lateral signaling target protein 2 homolog isoform X2 has product MLPAALRRWLRRPKRSDPRLLSQFFFADERVTRVVAEINGLDAELDPQQYLVLLNQLHLSQAHLLSVLERIMEECIPTQRHSRDYLVKFPEELLVDNLGNHMLFAAECLLAGTFLEVEEADGAHLRPQARNLLCSLELVRTVLREQSLSQPGSYPEPVRAVLVQFDRLFAEFELSYVSSLVAVKSPEEIYRQQEIIVLFCETVERALRLGYLTQEMIDGYEPLLMFTIPRLAIISGLLIYPDGPLSLERSPEQMSQVFSPFYNLLKKIRDLLQVLSVEELCLLERSLCTAEQEYLCSPATPPAWGAAVPRADPPAPWALLDVPSATLSPPACTTRLEPPGAVDNLGTDWWWSPQSPGMGLSATPGVRYSELRSRYSSTKDMLHTLFVCISGVADQLQTNFASDLRSILKTVFKIVASQAEPSEEPSASNKEDSDLCAAEAPHLADCPLCSSPTEAAGLQSAGTHCRPEWVPDSACSQCSACRSPFTLLRRRHHCRSCGKIFCARCSPHTAALPHYGQPKPVRVCTHCYTTHLSPAPRSW; this is encoded by the exons ATGCTgcccgccgcgctccgccgctGGCTCCGCCGGCCCAAG CGCTCCGACCCCCGGCTGCTCTCCCAGTTCTTTTTTGCTGACGAGAGGGTGACGCGGGTGGTGGCCGAGATCAATGGGCTGGATGCCGAGCTGGACCCGCAGCAGTACCTGGTGCTCCTCAACCAGCTCCACCTCAGCCAG GCTCACCTGCTGTCCGTGCTGGAGCGGATCATGGAGGAGTGCATCCCCACGCAGCGGCACAGCCGTGACTACCTGGTCAAGTTCCCCGAGGAGCTCTTAGTGGACAATCTGGGGAACCACATGCTGTTTGCTGCTGAG TGTCTCCTGGCTGGGACCTTCCTGGAGGTGGAGGAGGCGGATGGGGCTCATCTGCGGCCCCAGGCCAGGAACctgctgtgcagcctggagctggTGCGGACAGTGCTGCGGGAACAGAGCCTGAGCCAGCCCGGTTCCTACCCAGAGCCCGTCCGGGCTGTGCTCGTGCAGTTTGACCGGCTCTTCGCAGAGTTTGAGCTGAG TTACGTGTCCTCACTGGTGGCGGTGAAGTCTCCCGAGGAGATCTACAGGCAGCAGGAGATCATTGTGCTCTTCTGTGAGACAGTGGAGAG AGCCCTGCGCCTGGGCTACCTGACCCAGGAGATGATCGATGGCTACGAACCACTGCTGATGTTCACCATCCCTCGCCTGGCCATTATCAG TGGCCTTCTCATCTATCCCGATGGTCCCCTCAGCCTGGAGCGGAGCCCTGAGCAGATGTCCCAGGTCTTCAGCCCCTTCTACAACCTCCTGAAGAAGATCAG GGACCTGCTACAGGTGCTGTCGGTAGAGGAGCTCTGCCTCCTGGAGAGGAGCCTGTGCACAGCTGAGCAGGAATATCTCTGCAGTCCAGCCACCCCCCCAGCTTGGGGGGCAGCTGTGCCCCGAGCAGACCCCCCTGCTCCATGGGCTCTCCTGGATGTCCCCAGTGCCACCCTATCACCCCCTGCCTGCACGACACGGCTGGAACCCCCCGGCGCAGTGGACAACCTGGGCACCGATTGGTGGTGGAG CCCCCagtccccagggatggggctcaGTGCCACCCCAGGTGTCCGCTACTCAGAGCTGCGTTCCCGCTACAGCAGCACCAAGGACATGCTGCACACCCTCTTCGTCTGCATCTCGG GGGTGGCCGACCAGCTCCAGACCAACTTTGCCAGTGACCTGCGGAGCAtcttgaaaacagttttcaagaTCGTGGCCTCACAGGCAGAGCCCTCGGAGGAGCCAAGTGCCAGCA ACAAAGAAGACAGTGACCTGTGTGCAGCAGAAGCTCCTCACCTGGCCGACTGTCCcttgtgctccagccccacGGAGGCTGCTGGGCTCCAGAGTGCAG GCACCCACTGCCGGCCCGAGTGGGTGCCGGACAGCGCGTGCAGCCAGTGCTCTGCCTGCCGCTCGCCCTTCACCCTGCTGCGCCGCCGGCACCACTGCCGCAGCTGCGGGAAG ATCTTCTGTGCTCGCTGCTCGCCGCACACTGCAGCGCTGCCGCATTACGGCCAGCCCAAACCCGTGCGCGTGTGCACGCACTGCTACACCACACACCTCTCACCTGCGCCCCGGAGCTGGTGA
- the LOC115615731 gene encoding lateral signaling target protein 2 homolog isoform X1 has protein sequence MLPAALRRWLRRPKRSDPRLLSQFFFADERVTRVVAEINGLDAELDPQQYLVLLNQLHLSQAHLLSVLERIMEECIPTQRHSRDYLVKFPEELLVDNLGNHMLFAAEQCLLAGTFLEVEEADGAHLRPQARNLLCSLELVRTVLREQSLSQPGSYPEPVRAVLVQFDRLFAEFELSYVSSLVAVKSPEEIYRQQEIIVLFCETVERALRLGYLTQEMIDGYEPLLMFTIPRLAIISGLLIYPDGPLSLERSPEQMSQVFSPFYNLLKKIRDLLQVLSVEELCLLERSLCTAEQEYLCSPATPPAWGAAVPRADPPAPWALLDVPSATLSPPACTTRLEPPGAVDNLGTDWWWSPQSPGMGLSATPGVRYSELRSRYSSTKDMLHTLFVCISGVADQLQTNFASDLRSILKTVFKIVASQAEPSEEPSASNKEDSDLCAAEAPHLADCPLCSSPTEAAGLQSAGTHCRPEWVPDSACSQCSACRSPFTLLRRRHHCRSCGKIFCARCSPHTAALPHYGQPKPVRVCTHCYTTHLSPAPRSW, from the exons ATGCTgcccgccgcgctccgccgctGGCTCCGCCGGCCCAAG CGCTCCGACCCCCGGCTGCTCTCCCAGTTCTTTTTTGCTGACGAGAGGGTGACGCGGGTGGTGGCCGAGATCAATGGGCTGGATGCCGAGCTGGACCCGCAGCAGTACCTGGTGCTCCTCAACCAGCTCCACCTCAGCCAG GCTCACCTGCTGTCCGTGCTGGAGCGGATCATGGAGGAGTGCATCCCCACGCAGCGGCACAGCCGTGACTACCTGGTCAAGTTCCCCGAGGAGCTCTTAGTGGACAATCTGGGGAACCACATGCTGTTTGCTGCTGAG CAGTGTCTCCTGGCTGGGACCTTCCTGGAGGTGGAGGAGGCGGATGGGGCTCATCTGCGGCCCCAGGCCAGGAACctgctgtgcagcctggagctggTGCGGACAGTGCTGCGGGAACAGAGCCTGAGCCAGCCCGGTTCCTACCCAGAGCCCGTCCGGGCTGTGCTCGTGCAGTTTGACCGGCTCTTCGCAGAGTTTGAGCTGAG TTACGTGTCCTCACTGGTGGCGGTGAAGTCTCCCGAGGAGATCTACAGGCAGCAGGAGATCATTGTGCTCTTCTGTGAGACAGTGGAGAG AGCCCTGCGCCTGGGCTACCTGACCCAGGAGATGATCGATGGCTACGAACCACTGCTGATGTTCACCATCCCTCGCCTGGCCATTATCAG TGGCCTTCTCATCTATCCCGATGGTCCCCTCAGCCTGGAGCGGAGCCCTGAGCAGATGTCCCAGGTCTTCAGCCCCTTCTACAACCTCCTGAAGAAGATCAG GGACCTGCTACAGGTGCTGTCGGTAGAGGAGCTCTGCCTCCTGGAGAGGAGCCTGTGCACAGCTGAGCAGGAATATCTCTGCAGTCCAGCCACCCCCCCAGCTTGGGGGGCAGCTGTGCCCCGAGCAGACCCCCCTGCTCCATGGGCTCTCCTGGATGTCCCCAGTGCCACCCTATCACCCCCTGCCTGCACGACACGGCTGGAACCCCCCGGCGCAGTGGACAACCTGGGCACCGATTGGTGGTGGAG CCCCCagtccccagggatggggctcaGTGCCACCCCAGGTGTCCGCTACTCAGAGCTGCGTTCCCGCTACAGCAGCACCAAGGACATGCTGCACACCCTCTTCGTCTGCATCTCGG GGGTGGCCGACCAGCTCCAGACCAACTTTGCCAGTGACCTGCGGAGCAtcttgaaaacagttttcaagaTCGTGGCCTCACAGGCAGAGCCCTCGGAGGAGCCAAGTGCCAGCA ACAAAGAAGACAGTGACCTGTGTGCAGCAGAAGCTCCTCACCTGGCCGACTGTCCcttgtgctccagccccacGGAGGCTGCTGGGCTCCAGAGTGCAG GCACCCACTGCCGGCCCGAGTGGGTGCCGGACAGCGCGTGCAGCCAGTGCTCTGCCTGCCGCTCGCCCTTCACCCTGCTGCGCCGCCGGCACCACTGCCGCAGCTGCGGGAAG ATCTTCTGTGCTCGCTGCTCGCCGCACACTGCAGCGCTGCCGCATTACGGCCAGCCCAAACCCGTGCGCGTGTGCACGCACTGCTACACCACACACCTCTCACCTGCGCCCCGGAGCTGGTGA